A region of Aliivibrio fischeri DNA encodes the following proteins:
- the yqfB gene encoding N(4)-acetylcytidine aminohydrolase has translation MKTAPTEMTFFERFESDILSGKKVITIRDESEKDYVIGTEVEVSTYEDNRRFCRLAIDNVEPINFDDLNQYHAEQENMTLEELKNIIEEIYPNKGQLYVISYHLV, from the coding sequence ATGAAAACAGCACCAACAGAAATGACGTTTTTTGAGCGTTTTGAATCAGATATTTTATCGGGTAAGAAAGTGATCACGATTCGTGATGAATCAGAAAAAGATTACGTGATTGGAACAGAAGTTGAAGTTAGTACTTATGAAGATAATCGTCGTTTTTGCCGATTAGCTATCGACAATGTTGAACCAATTAATTTTGATGATCTTAATCAGTACCATGCTGAGCAAGAGAATATGACATTAGAAGAACTAAAAAATATTATCGAAGAAATTTACCCAAATAAAGGTCAACTTTACGTTATCTCTTATCATTTAGTTTAA
- a CDS encoding site-2 protease family protein: MELLSIDFLGQPLRLEGSMAGWQQLFWSNTLVAQHAASADHNDHFHHEFQLTQGEKIITCQLEAKVTWQPFLIEYRAMIDGELVAEGSRNEKDIEKQVPHTPIKAERKFSLIGLVSLGMKALKSAKLIKVVLASASLAAYSWLFSIEFALSLIACLMFHEYGHIKAMKYFGMKTKGIYLIPFLGGLALSDEKINTRWQDVVISIMGPFFGLILSLILMVVYWITGEMFFAGLAVFNAFLNLFNLLPILPLDGGHVLKSISFSMNSKLGIFLCALAAVSGVILSYYLGLALFGFLLIMGSLEIVFEWRARHHSHLLPLDRYGQIISSVWYVGLVSSLIGIIWYFASSGDALLQLPMQILGT; this comes from the coding sequence ATGGAATTATTATCTATCGACTTTTTAGGTCAGCCACTTCGTTTAGAAGGTTCAATGGCAGGTTGGCAGCAATTATTTTGGAGTAATACTCTTGTTGCTCAACACGCTGCATCGGCGGATCATAATGATCACTTTCATCATGAGTTTCAGTTAACTCAAGGTGAAAAAATCATCACTTGTCAGTTAGAGGCCAAAGTGACTTGGCAACCATTCCTTATTGAATACCGAGCAATGATTGATGGTGAGTTAGTAGCAGAAGGCAGCCGTAACGAAAAAGACATTGAAAAACAGGTTCCACATACTCCTATTAAAGCTGAGCGTAAATTCAGTTTAATAGGGTTAGTTTCATTAGGAATGAAGGCATTAAAAAGTGCCAAATTAATTAAGGTTGTTTTAGCCTCTGCAAGTCTTGCTGCATACTCGTGGTTATTCTCTATTGAATTCGCTTTATCTTTGATCGCTTGTTTAATGTTTCATGAGTATGGACATATAAAAGCGATGAAATATTTTGGAATGAAAACCAAAGGTATTTACCTTATACCATTTTTAGGCGGTTTAGCTCTGAGTGATGAGAAGATAAATACGAGATGGCAAGATGTTGTTATCTCGATTATGGGGCCATTTTTTGGCTTAATCCTTTCGCTTATTCTTATGGTGGTATATTGGATAACAGGGGAGATGTTCTTTGCTGGTCTTGCTGTATTTAATGCATTCTTAAATTTATTTAATTTATTACCAATACTCCCATTAGATGGTGGGCACGTTTTAAAAAGTATTAGCTTTTCAATGAACAGTAAGCTTGGTATTTTTTTATGTGCACTAGCAGCTGTTAGTGGTGTCATATTAAGTTACTATTTAGGCCTAGCGCTGTTTGGTTTTTTACTTATCATGGGTAGTTTAGAAATTGTATTTGAATGGCGAGCTCGTCATCACAGTCATTTATTGCCACTGGATCGATACGGACAAATTATTTCATCGGTTTGGTATGTAGGGTTAGTGAGTTCATTAATTGGCATTATTTGGTATTTCGCAAGTAGCGGTGATGCTTTGTTGCAATTACCTATGCAAATATTAGGAACTTAA
- a CDS encoding sporulation protein — protein sequence MFKKLKASLGIGAAKVDTILENPELFQGDKLIGAVHIQGGDIEQKIDAIHIKLNTEIKIENDNGVSYQTFTLFHTQAVNPFVIQAGEQKKLPFTIKLPDETPITALNVRNNHCDVWVETVLDIDFALDPTDRDLLIVKPLPVAGAIIQQVEQAGFNMVKADVEKGFLNGGHFKSHSGCYQEIEFRSSGFINKKEIELSFILDGSVLHCLAEVDRSLGFNRGDQYISFSLGLNVSSAEINNAVQRILRV from the coding sequence ATGTTTAAAAAATTAAAAGCGTCTCTTGGCATTGGTGCCGCAAAAGTGGATACCATTTTAGAAAATCCAGAGCTTTTCCAAGGGGATAAGCTTATCGGTGCCGTTCATATTCAAGGTGGCGATATAGAGCAGAAAATTGATGCTATTCATATCAAGCTGAACACAGAGATTAAAATTGAAAATGATAATGGTGTGAGTTATCAAACATTCACTCTATTTCATACACAAGCGGTTAATCCATTTGTTATCCAAGCTGGTGAACAAAAGAAATTACCATTTACTATTAAGTTACCTGACGAAACACCAATTACGGCATTAAATGTTCGTAATAACCACTGTGACGTATGGGTTGAGACGGTATTGGATATTGATTTTGCATTAGATCCAACAGATCGAGATTTACTAATAGTAAAACCATTACCTGTCGCTGGAGCGATTATCCAACAAGTTGAGCAAGCTGGCTTTAACATGGTAAAAGCAGATGTTGAGAAGGGCTTTTTAAATGGAGGTCACTTCAAGTCTCATTCTGGTTGTTACCAAGAAATTGAATTTAGAAGTAGCGGCTTTATTAATAAGAAAGAAATTGAATTGTCATTTATTTTGGATGGCAGTGTTCTCCATTGCTTAGCGGAAGTTGACCGTTCTCTTGGTTTTAATCGTGGTGATCAATATATTTCATTCTCTTTAGGTCTAAATGTCTCAAGTGCTGAAATAAATAATGCTGTTCAGCGAATTTTACGCGTATAA
- a CDS encoding putative quinol monooxygenase, whose amino-acid sequence MIHLTAQFCAKMGKEEALYQLLTAILAPTRNEKGCIRYCLFQDQSDSRKFLFQEQFSDKNAFDSHCKETHFTDLIANLNGLLEEEPKITFYNAIEA is encoded by the coding sequence ATGATTCACTTGACTGCACAATTCTGCGCTAAGATGGGAAAAGAAGAGGCATTATATCAACTGCTAACAGCAATATTAGCTCCTACTCGTAACGAAAAAGGCTGTATTCGCTATTGTTTATTTCAAGACCAATCAGATAGTCGTAAGTTTTTATTTCAAGAACAATTTAGTGATAAAAATGCGTTCGATTCGCATTGCAAAGAGACGCACTTTACTGATTTGATTGCTAACCTTAATGGTCTTTTAGAAGAAGAACCAAAAATAACGTTTTATAATGCTATAGAAGCATAA
- a CDS encoding glyoxalase superfamily protein, whose amino-acid sequence MTKLIHSMVRVHDLPASIKFYRDALELEIVNQYRFDDFSLTYLANSETGFEIELTHNHDQHEPYIHGNGYGHIAVSVDCIHTTHKRLNTYGINTSDIKSFDHEGVLLATFFFVTDPDGYKIEFIQRAGRYL is encoded by the coding sequence ATGACAAAACTAATACATAGCATGGTGAGAGTGCATGACTTACCTGCCTCCATCAAATTCTACCGTGATGCACTAGAGCTAGAGATCGTTAATCAATATCGTTTTGATGATTTTTCACTGACCTACCTTGCTAATTCTGAAACAGGATTCGAAATCGAATTGACTCATAATCACGACCAACACGAACCCTATATTCACGGTAATGGCTATGGACACATTGCGGTGAGTGTTGATTGTATTCATACAACACATAAGCGCCTAAATACATACGGTATTAACACTTCGGATATTAAATCATTTGACCATGAAGGCGTGCTATTAGCGACGTTCTTTTTCGTTACTGATCCTGACGGCTACAAGATTGAATTTATTCAACGAGCTGGGCGTTACTTATAA
- a CDS encoding ribbon-helix-helix domain-containing protein: MCEIFAHQPTENYQFITRSIRIDGHATSVKLEASFWETLEEIAEYQGLSVPRFISTIYKEALEHNGEVTNFASLLRCACLIYSRKPQETLSTL, from the coding sequence ATGTGTGAAATATTTGCTCATCAGCCAACTGAAAACTACCAATTCATCACTCGCTCTATTCGAATTGATGGTCATGCTACCAGTGTAAAACTAGAAGCCAGCTTTTGGGAAACACTTGAAGAAATCGCTGAGTACCAAGGTTTAAGCGTCCCTCGTTTTATTTCTACAATATACAAAGAGGCATTAGAACATAACGGAGAGGTCACTAATTTTGCTTCGTTACTTCGCTGTGCTTGTTTAATTTATTCACGTAAGCCACAAGAAACACTCTCAACTCTTTAA
- the thrS gene encoding threonine--tRNA ligase: protein MPVITLPDGSQRQFDNAVSTMDVAADIGPGLAKACIAGRVDGVRVDACDLIENDAQLEIITAKDEDGLEIIRHSCAHLLGHAVKQLFPEAKMAIGPTIDNGFYYDIDMEHSLTQEDLDKIEKRMKDLAKTKYQVIKKNVSWQEARDTFEARGETYKIEILDENVSKDDRPGLYHHEEYIDMCRGPHVPNMSFCQNFKILNVAGAYWRGNSDNKMLQRVYGTAFQDKKLLKAHLIRLEEAAKRDHRKIGKQLDLFHMQQEAPGMVFWHHNGWTIFRELEVFVREKLTQYDYQEVKGPLMMDRVLWERSGHWDKYAEAMFTTSSENREYAIKPMNCPGHVQIFNQGLKSYRDLPLRMAEFGSCHRNEPSGALHGIMRVRGFTQDDAHVFCTEAQVQQEVKSCIEMVYDTYQTFGFENIVVKLSTRPEQRVGSDEMWDRAESDLKLALESMEIPYEIQEGEGAFYGPKIEFTLHDCLDRAWQCGTVQLDFALPERLGATYVGEDNERHTPVMIHRAILGSLERFIGILIEDYAGFFPTWLAPEQAIVMGITDKQADYVQEIAKKLQKNGFRVKADLRNEKIGFKIREHTLKRVPYMLVCGDQEMEAGEIAVRTRKGKDLGKFKIDDFVAFLQQEVSARTLNTVEE, encoded by the coding sequence ATGCCTGTAATTACTCTTCCAGACGGTTCTCAACGTCAATTCGATAACGCTGTTTCAACTATGGATGTCGCTGCTGACATCGGTCCAGGTCTTGCGAAAGCTTGTATCGCTGGTCGTGTTGATGGTGTTCGTGTTGATGCGTGCGATTTAATTGAAAATGACGCTCAACTTGAAATCATCACAGCAAAAGATGAAGACGGTTTAGAAATCATTCGTCACTCTTGTGCGCACCTTTTAGGTCACGCAGTTAAGCAGCTTTTCCCTGAAGCTAAGATGGCGATTGGTCCAACAATCGATAACGGTTTCTACTACGATATCGATATGGAGCACTCTTTAACGCAAGAAGATCTTGATAAGATTGAAAAGCGTATGAAGGATCTTGCTAAGACCAAGTACCAAGTAATTAAGAAGAACGTAAGCTGGCAAGAAGCGCGTGATACTTTTGAAGCACGCGGTGAAACTTACAAGATTGAAATCCTTGACGAAAACGTATCTAAAGACGATCGTCCAGGTTTATATCACCACGAAGAATACATTGATATGTGTCGTGGTCCTCACGTTCCTAACATGAGCTTCTGTCAGAACTTTAAGATTCTGAACGTTGCTGGTGCATACTGGCGTGGTAACAGTGACAACAAAATGCTGCAACGTGTCTACGGCACTGCATTCCAAGATAAGAAATTGCTGAAAGCACACCTTATCCGCCTAGAAGAAGCTGCAAAGCGTGATCACCGTAAAATTGGTAAGCAACTTGATCTGTTCCATATGCAGCAAGAAGCTCCAGGTATGGTGTTCTGGCACCACAACGGTTGGACTATCTTCCGTGAACTAGAAGTATTTGTTCGTGAAAAACTAACTCAGTACGATTACCAAGAAGTAAAAGGCCCATTAATGATGGACCGCGTACTTTGGGAACGTTCTGGTCACTGGGACAAATACGCTGAAGCGATGTTCACAACAAGTTCTGAGAACCGTGAATACGCAATTAAACCAATGAACTGTCCAGGTCACGTTCAAATCTTTAACCAAGGTCTGAAATCATACCGTGATTTACCATTGCGTATGGCTGAGTTTGGCTCATGTCACCGTAATGAACCATCTGGTGCTTTACACGGCATTATGCGTGTTCGTGGCTTCACTCAAGATGATGCACACGTATTTTGTACAGAAGCACAAGTTCAACAAGAAGTTAAATCTTGTATTGAAATGGTTTACGATACATATCAAACATTTGGTTTTGAGAATATCGTAGTTAAGCTGTCTACACGTCCAGAACAACGCGTTGGTTCTGATGAAATGTGGGACCGTGCTGAGTCAGATTTAAAACTTGCTCTAGAGTCAATGGAGATTCCATACGAGATTCAAGAGGGTGAGGGTGCGTTCTACGGACCGAAAATTGAATTTACTTTGCATGATTGTCTGGACCGTGCGTGGCAATGTGGTACAGTACAGCTTGATTTTGCATTACCAGAGCGTTTAGGTGCAACTTACGTTGGTGAAGATAACGAACGTCACACACCAGTGATGATTCACCGCGCGATTTTAGGTTCACTAGAGCGTTTCATTGGTATCTTAATCGAAGACTATGCAGGCTTTTTCCCAACGTGGTTAGCTCCTGAACAAGCGATTGTTATGGGAATTACGGACAAACAAGCTGATTACGTACAAGAAATTGCAAAAAAACTGCAAAAAAATGGATTTAGAGTGAAAGCGGACTTGAGAAATGAGAAGATTGGCTTTAAAATCCGTGAACATACTTTGAAGCGTGTACCGTATATGCTTGTTTGTGGCGACCAGGAGATGGAAGCTGGAGAAATTGCAGTACGTACTCGTAAAGGTAAAGATTTGGGTAAATTCAAAATTGATGATTTTGTTGCATTCCTGCAGCAAGAAGTTAGTGCCCGAACGCTCAATACTGTGGAGGAATAA
- the infC gene encoding translation initiation factor IF-3 gives MKGGKRAQQPAKQNAHRLNGEIRGVKEVRLTGLDGESVGIVSLNEALDAALEAGVDLVEISPNAEPPVCRVMDYGKFLFEKAKAAKEQKKKQKQVQIKEIKFRPGTDVGDYQVKLRNLTGFLEDGNKVKVTIRFRGREMAHQNIGVDVLNRLKADTEEFAVVESFPTRIEGRQMIMVLAPKKK, from the coding sequence ATTAAAGGCGGAAAAAGAGCCCAACAGCCGGCTAAACAAAATGCTCATCGTCTAAACGGTGAAATTCGTGGCGTTAAAGAAGTGCGCCTAACAGGCCTAGATGGTGAGTCAGTAGGCATCGTTTCTCTAAACGAAGCTCTGGATGCAGCACTTGAAGCTGGTGTTGACTTAGTTGAAATCAGCCCAAATGCCGAGCCACCAGTTTGTCGTGTGATGGACTATGGCAAATTCCTCTTCGAAAAGGCGAAGGCTGCTAAAGAACAGAAGAAAAAGCAAAAACAGGTTCAGATCAAGGAAATTAAATTCCGACCTGGAACTGATGTAGGAGACTATCAGGTAAAACTACGCAACCTGACTGGTTTCCTAGAAGACGGCAACAAAGTGAAGGTAACAATTCGCTTCCGTGGCCGCGAAATGGCTCACCAAAACATCGGTGTTGACGTTCTTAATCGTTTGAAAGCGGATACTGAAGAATTTGCAGTAGTCGAATCTTTCCCAACGAGAATTGAAGGTCGCCAGATGATTATGGTGTTGGCCCCTAAGAAGAAGTAA
- the rpmI gene encoding 50S ribosomal protein L35 produces MPKMKSNKGASKRFKKTAGGIKFKHATKRHILTKRTTKNKRQLRPNSLLPKCEVAAVARMLPYA; encoded by the coding sequence ATGCCTAAGATGAAATCAAACAAAGGTGCTTCTAAGCGTTTCAAGAAAACTGCTGGTGGTATCAAATTTAAGCACGCTACAAAACGTCACATCCTGACTAAACGTACTACTAAGAACAAGCGTCAGCTTCGTCCTAACTCTCTACTTCCAAAATGTGAAGTAGCAGCAGTTGCTCGTATGCTTCCATACGCATAA
- the rplT gene encoding 50S ribosomal protein L20, which produces MPRVKRGVQARARHKKVLKQAKGYYGARSRVYRVAFQAVTKAGQYAYRDRRNKKRVFRQLWIARINAAARQNEMSYSRFINGLKKASIEIDRKILADIAVFDKVAFAALVEKAKAAL; this is translated from the coding sequence ATGCCTCGCGTAAAACGTGGTGTACAAGCTCGTGCACGTCATAAGAAAGTTCTGAAACAAGCTAAAGGTTACTACGGTGCACGTTCACGTGTTTATCGTGTAGCTTTCCAGGCGGTAACTAAAGCAGGTCAATATGCTTACCGTGACCGTCGTAACAAAAAGCGTGTTTTCCGTCAACTTTGGATCGCTCGTATCAATGCTGCAGCTCGTCAAAACGAGATGTCTTACAGCCGTTTCATCAACGGTCTTAAGAAAGCATCTATTGAAATCGATCGTAAGATCCTAGCTGACATCGCTGTATTCGACAAAGTAGCATTCGCTGCTCTAGTTGAAAAAGCGAAAGCTGCTCTTTAA
- a CDS encoding ferredoxin reductase family protein encodes MGAAIVLSARFKWTERLVKGLDKAYGLHKKLGISAFIALLLHWLVIKAAHWAVQLGWLVRPTHAGKERVITGVDWISVAEKVGDISFKVFILFTIISLVERISYKKFKGIHKIGGALMLAGVFHTLFLIKWDLSLIPMNIAIILISAISVWCAILSLTGSIGKKNKIGGQVVQVDKFKDDSEFTVVARLQIKLESKLRYKEGQFAYINFHDGEAPHPFSILNYNEKTRVVEFGIKDLGDYTHQLVNQIAVGKKATVEGGYGYFQIPSDMNQVWVGAGIGIVPLLSRLYWLQKSTDKTTKRIEKIHLFYCVNNEKEAFFSSEIKAVLRKMDFIELHLIESDKGYRLTSEDILKKIDNESFSVSFCGLKGLE; translated from the coding sequence ATGGGCGCAGCTATTGTTCTTTCCGCTCGTTTTAAATGGACGGAACGATTAGTAAAAGGGCTAGATAAGGCTTATGGTTTACATAAAAAATTAGGGATTTCAGCTTTTATTGCTCTGCTCTTGCACTGGTTAGTGATTAAAGCTGCGCATTGGGCTGTGCAACTAGGTTGGCTTGTACGCCCAACACATGCAGGAAAAGAGAGAGTTATCACAGGTGTTGATTGGATTTCTGTTGCGGAGAAAGTGGGTGATATATCGTTTAAGGTTTTTATACTTTTTACTATCATTAGTTTGGTTGAAAGAATCAGTTATAAAAAATTTAAAGGGATCCACAAAATTGGTGGAGCATTAATGTTAGCTGGTGTGTTTCATACGCTGTTTTTGATCAAATGGGATCTTTCATTAATCCCAATGAATATAGCTATTATACTTATCTCTGCTATCTCAGTTTGGTGTGCAATACTTTCACTAACGGGCTCTATTGGTAAGAAAAATAAAATAGGTGGTCAAGTAGTTCAAGTTGATAAATTTAAAGATGATTCTGAATTTACTGTGGTGGCTCGTCTTCAAATTAAACTTGAGAGTAAATTGCGATATAAAGAGGGACAGTTTGCTTATATCAATTTTCATGACGGTGAAGCGCCACATCCATTTTCTATTCTAAATTATAACGAAAAGACAAGGGTGGTTGAGTTTGGGATTAAAGATCTTGGGGATTATACGCATCAATTAGTTAATCAAATTGCAGTAGGAAAAAAAGCAACAGTGGAAGGCGGTTATGGTTACTTCCAAATCCCATCTGATATGAACCAAGTATGGGTAGGGGCCGGAATTGGTATCGTACCATTATTATCTCGACTGTATTGGTTACAAAAGAGCACCGATAAAACCACAAAAAGGATTGAAAAAATTCACCTTTTTTATTGTGTAAATAATGAGAAGGAAGCCTTTTTTAGTAGTGAAATAAAAGCTGTTTTACGTAAGATGGATTTTATTGAATTACACCTTATTGAGTCAGATAAGGGCTATAGATTAACCTCTGAGGATATTCTAAAGAAAATTGATAATGAGTCATTTTCTGTTAGTTTTTGCGGGCTGAAGGGTTTGGAATGA
- a CDS encoding iron ABC transporter permease — translation MLLKYISYSKLLWLSGFSLLIIAVSSIATGPMNITLSDSFNSLIPWSTAEIPAHINLIIHQVRLPRTILCMLVGAILAISGVVMQGLFRNPLAEPGIIGVSSGAALGAAMAIVLFSSVAQQFPIFMNFAAVPIFAFLGGAITTLIVYRLGSSKFGTSITVMLLAGVAISALSGAGIGYLNFIADDQMLRDLSLWSMGSLAGAKWNDLLLAGIGLITLLVLFMKNASGLNALLLGEAEAKHLGINVQSLKKRMIILSAVGVGITVSLSGMIGFIGLIIPHLGRMLSGPNHKTLLPLSALLGGLLLTAADMFARVAVSPAELPVGIVTAIIGAPFFLYLLFTQRGKI, via the coding sequence ATGTTGTTAAAATACATCTCTTATTCAAAATTACTGTGGTTAAGTGGCTTTTCTCTGCTAATTATCGCAGTAAGCTCCATTGCGACAGGACCAATGAACATTACGCTAAGTGATAGTTTTAATAGCCTTATTCCTTGGTCAACCGCTGAAATTCCGGCACACATTAATTTGATCATTCATCAAGTTCGCCTACCAAGAACCATCCTTTGTATGCTTGTTGGTGCCATATTGGCTATTTCTGGTGTTGTCATGCAGGGGTTATTTCGAAATCCTCTTGCTGAACCTGGGATCATTGGTGTATCTTCTGGGGCCGCACTTGGTGCAGCAATGGCAATCGTATTATTTTCATCCGTTGCTCAGCAATTTCCTATTTTTATGAATTTTGCTGCTGTTCCTATTTTTGCTTTTCTTGGTGGCGCAATAACCACACTCATTGTCTATCGATTAGGTAGCAGTAAATTTGGTACCTCAATTACTGTTATGCTACTCGCTGGTGTTGCTATTAGCGCTTTATCTGGTGCTGGAATTGGCTATTTGAATTTCATTGCCGATGATCAAATGCTTCGAGATCTCTCGTTATGGTCTATGGGATCGCTAGCGGGTGCAAAATGGAATGACTTGCTACTTGCAGGTATTGGTCTTATCACCTTACTTGTTTTATTTATGAAAAATGCGTCAGGACTTAATGCCCTACTTCTTGGTGAAGCAGAAGCAAAACATTTAGGCATTAATGTTCAATCATTAAAGAAACGTATGATCATATTAAGTGCTGTAGGCGTTGGTATTACCGTTAGCTTATCTGGAATGATTGGGTTTATTGGATTAATCATCCCTCACCTTGGTCGTATGCTATCTGGACCAAACCATAAAACCTTATTACCACTTTCAGCATTACTTGGTGGTCTTTTATTAACTGCAGCAGATATGTTTGCTCGTGTTGCCGTTAGCCCTGCTGAACTGCCTGTTGGTATCGTGACGGCTATTATTGGTGCGCCTTTCTTTTTGTATTTACTCTTTACCCAGCGAGGTAAAATTTAA
- a CDS encoding ABC transporter substrate-binding protein: MINSKLTSSFFAIALLSFSSISTAQERIISAGSAVTELIYALGAEDSLVAVDVTSKIPQTQSLPKIGYHRQLSTEGLLALQPTQIIGSDEMGPQSTLDLLSQSNVKVNIVNTTPTVQGLLNRIDEIASITQHQSQAEAIKDQVNKKVALLNSSIPSKAKQKKVIYLLLHEGRAPYVAGSDTTMDELIHLAGANNPARSSISSFKPISMEAMISMQPDVVLVSNRSIKKLKGIDKIIESIPTLASTPAGINKQIIGIDGSALVGGLGLATLDEAARLNTLLYP; encoded by the coding sequence ATGATTAATTCTAAACTTACCTCCTCTTTCTTTGCTATAGCATTGCTTTCATTCTCATCCATTAGTACAGCACAAGAGCGTATTATTAGTGCTGGAAGTGCCGTTACGGAGTTAATTTATGCACTAGGTGCAGAAGACTCTCTTGTTGCCGTTGATGTAACGAGCAAAATTCCGCAGACACAGTCTTTACCTAAAATTGGTTATCACCGTCAATTATCGACAGAAGGGTTATTAGCCTTACAACCAACACAAATTATTGGTTCCGACGAAATGGGACCTCAAAGTACACTAGATTTGCTTTCTCAATCGAATGTAAAAGTGAATATCGTAAACACCACACCAACAGTTCAAGGTTTATTAAATCGTATTGACGAAATTGCCTCTATTACTCAGCATCAATCGCAAGCAGAAGCGATCAAGGATCAAGTAAATAAAAAGGTCGCATTACTAAACAGTAGTATTCCAAGTAAAGCGAAGCAAAAAAAAGTCATTTACCTTTTATTACATGAAGGCAGAGCCCCTTATGTGGCTGGCAGTGATACAACAATGGATGAATTGATCCATTTAGCAGGTGCAAATAACCCTGCACGCTCATCTATATCATCGTTTAAACCTATTTCAATGGAAGCCATGATCTCAATGCAACCTGACGTTGTTTTAGTCAGCAACCGTAGTATCAAGAAGTTAAAAGGCATTGATAAAATTATCGAATCGATTCCAACCTTAGCCTCCACACCTGCTGGTATTAATAAACAAATTATTGGTATTGATGGCTCAGCACTCGTCGGTGGCCTTGGCTTAGCAACACTTGATGAGGCTGCTCGTTTGAATACCCTTCTTTACCCTTAA
- a CDS encoding MotA/TolQ/ExbB proton channel family protein has translation MLNFSHLYSQLGIMALPLLGCSLLTLALLLERTIQLLLFSGCSHKKIQSTLNQLEKDDTQGIHSFIQELKKRRALSAKGNAMLLAHRDFEKGLREDVAGLWLQEKRHQLRSGLRLLALIGMISPLLGLLGTVLGLIDMFKDVAATTGSITPNILADGLGLAMRTTAIGLIIALPAIASSQLLGLWADRILSRLEHSLNYTNLWIEGVFSSNDSMSENIQHKIIKVNA, from the coding sequence ATGCTTAACTTTTCACACTTATATTCGCAACTTGGCATTATGGCTTTACCGCTATTAGGCTGCTCATTACTCACTCTTGCCTTGTTATTAGAACGAACCATTCAGCTTTTGCTTTTTTCTGGCTGTTCTCATAAAAAAATACAGTCGACGCTAAATCAATTAGAAAAAGACGATACACAAGGTATTCACTCCTTTATTCAAGAATTGAAAAAACGTCGTGCTCTCTCAGCAAAAGGCAATGCCATGCTACTTGCTCATCGTGATTTTGAAAAAGGATTACGAGAAGATGTAGCTGGATTATGGCTTCAAGAGAAGCGCCATCAATTGCGTTCTGGATTACGTCTTTTAGCTCTTATTGGCATGATCAGCCCATTACTCGGCTTATTAGGTACGGTTCTTGGCTTAATAGATATGTTTAAAGATGTAGCAGCAACAACGGGTTCTATCACACCAAATATTCTGGCTGATGGTTTAGGGTTAGCAATGCGTACAACGGCAATTGGTTTGATCATTGCCTTACCTGCTATCGCAAGCTCACAACTTCTAGGCTTATGGGCTGATCGTATCTTGTCACGTTTAGAGCATTCATTAAATTACACTAATTTGTGGATTGAAGGTGTATTTAGCTCAAATGATTCAATGAGTGAGAACATCCAACATAAAATCATCAAGGTGAATGCATGA